From a single Glycine soja cultivar W05 chromosome 19, ASM419377v2, whole genome shotgun sequence genomic region:
- the LOC114400635 gene encoding uncharacterized protein LOC114400635 isoform X2 yields MCEHLLVSLSCYIWVRTQRIVEFNEMEQIKHRIVEVNGIKMHVAEKGEGPVVLFLHGFPELWYSWRHQILSLSSLGYRAVAPDLRGYGDTEAPPSISSYNCFHIVGDLVALIDSLGVQQVFLVAHDWGAIIGWYLCMFRPDKVKAYVCLSVPFWPRNPKVKPVDAMRAIYGDDYYICRFQKLGAHSTMDWSTSQSTSEVHYR; encoded by the exons ATGTGCGAGCACTTACTCGTCTCACTGTCTTGCTATATTTGGGTGAGAACACAGAGGATAGTGGAGTTCAACGAGATGGAGCAAATAAAGCACAGAATAGTTGAAGTGAATGGCATAAAAATGCATGTTGCAGAGAAAGGAGAGGGTCCAGTGGTGTTGTTCCTCCACGGCTTCCCTGAGCTCTGGTACTCATGGCGCCACCAGATTCTCTCTCTCAGCTCCCTCGGCTACCGCGCCGTCGCTCCCGATCTCCGTGGCTACGGTGACACCGAGGCACCACCTTCAATCAGCAGCTACAACTGCTTCCACATAGTGGGTGATCTCGTTGCGCTTATTGACTCTCTGGGTGTCCAACAAGTGTTCCTTGTGGCTCATGACTGGGGAGCCATCATAGGTTGGTATCTCTGCATGTTTCGCCCTGACAAAGTTAAGGCCTATGTCTGCCTCAGTGTCCCTTTCTGGCCCAGAAACCCCAAAGTGAAGCCCGTTGATGCCATGCGGGCCATATATGGAGATGACTACTACATCTGCAGATTCCAG AAATTGGGAGCTCACAGCACCATGGACTGGAGCACAAGTCAAAGTACCAGTGAAGTTCATTACAGGTGA
- the LOC114399869 gene encoding probable pectinesterase/pectinesterase inhibitor 21, giving the protein MGGDAQKRNVIIGVSTFLLVAMVVAVTVNVNFNNKGSSSDSKEESKSHVASSMKAVKTLCAPTDYKKECEDNLIEHASNITDPRELIKIAFHVTISKIGEGLEKTQLMHEVENDPITKEALDTCKQLMNLSIGEFTRSLDKFAKFDLNNLDNILTSLKVWLSGAITYQETCLDAFENTTTDAGQKMQKLLQTAMHMSSNGLSIINELSKTLSEMHVNRPGRRRLLNNVDDLPVLGHDFDLPEWVDDRVGVRKLLRMTGRKRMAHVVVAKDGSGNFSTINEALKYVPKKNLRPFVIYVKEGVYNEYVEVSKNMTHVVMIGDGGKKSRITGSKNFIDGVGTYRTASAAILGDFFVGIGMGFENSAGAEKHQAVALRVQADRSIFYKCRMDGYQDTLYAHTMRQFYRDCIISGTIDFVFGDAVAVLQNCTFVVRKPLENQQCIVTAQGRKERNQPSGLVIHGGSIVSDPTYYPVRFDNKAYLARPWKNFSRTIFMDSYIGDLITPDGYMPWQTLEGFSGMDTCFYAEFNNRGPGSDKTKRVKWEGVKTLDSDGITNFLPSMFFHGDDWIRVTRIPYYSGQVSHTN; this is encoded by the exons ATGGGGGGAGATGCACAGAAGAGAAACGTCATCATTGGCGTCTCTACTTTCTTGTTGGTGGCCATGGTGGTAGCAGTCACAGTCAATGTCAACTTCAATAACAAGGGATCAAGCAGTGATTCAAAGGAAGAAAGCAAATCCCATGTAGCTTCCTCGATGAAGGCCGTGAAAACCCTTTGTGCACCCACCGATTACAAGAAGGAATGCGAGGACAATCTTATTGAACATGCCAGTAACATCACCGACCCACGGGAACTCATCAAAATCGCATTCCACGTGACCATCTCCAAAATCGGCGAAGGACTTGAGAAGACACAACTCATGCATGAGGTCGAGAATGACCCTATAACCAAGGAGGCACTCGACACGTGCAAGCAACTCATGAACCTCTCCATCGGGGAGTTCACGAGGTCACTCGACAAGTTCGCCAAGTTTGACCTGAACAACCTTGACAACATCCTCACAAGTTTGAAGGTTTGGCTCAGCGGTGCAATCACGTACCAAGAAACATGTTTAGATGCTTTCGAGAACACAACCACCGATGCTGGTCAAAAAATGCAGAAGCTCTTGCAAACTGCCATGCACATGAGTAGCAATGGCCTCTCTATCATCAACGAACTGTCAAAAACTCTCTCGGAAATGCACGTTAACAGACCTGGCCGTCGACGCCTTTTGAACAACGTTGATGATTTACCAGTTCTTGGCCACGACTTTGACCTTCCCGAATGGGTTGATGATCGCGTTGGTGTTCGCAAACTCCTACGTATGACTGGACGGAAACGCATGGCGCATGTGGTTGTTGCAAAGGATGGCAGTGGAAATTTCTCGACCATCAATGAAGCTTTGAAATATGTGCCCAAGAAAAACCTAAGGCCATTCGTTATCTATGTCAAGGAAGGAGTTTACAACGAGTACGTCGAGGTTTCCAAAAATATGACCCATGTTGTTATGATTGGTGATGGTGGTAAGAAGTCAAGGATCACTGGTAGCAAAAACTTCATCGATGGGGTTGGGACCTACAGAACCGCCAGTGCTG CCATTCTAGGAGATTTCTTCGTTGGCATAGGTATGGGGTTTGAGAACTCAGCTGGTGCTGAAAAACATCAAGCAGTGGCCTTGAGGGTTCAAGCTGACAGGTCCATCTTTTACAAATGTCGAATGGATGGGTACCAGGACACACTCTACGCACACACCATGCGTCAATTCTACCGTGATTGCATCATTTCAGGTACCATCGACTTTGTCTTTGGTGATGCAGTGGCTGTTCTCCAAAATTGCACTTTCGTGGTGCGAAAACCATTGGAAAACCAACAATGCATTGTGACTGCACAAGGCAGAAAAGAGAGGAACCAACCATCAGGATTAGTCATCCATGGAGGAAGCATTGTGTCAGACCCCACGTACTACCCAGTTAGATTCGACAACAAAGCTTACTTGGCACGTCCATGGAAGAATTTCTCAAGGACCATCTTCATGGACTCCTACATTGGTGATTTGATCACACCTGATGGTTACATGCCATGGCAAACATTGGAGGGTTTTAGTGGAATGGATACTTGTTTCTACGCTGAGTTCAACAACCGTGGCCCTGGTTCAGACAAAACCAAGCGTGTGAAGTGGGAAGGAGTTAAGACCCTTGATTCAGATGGAATAACAAACTTCTTGCCATCCATGTTTTTCCATGGAGATGACTGGATTAGGGTCACTAGGATTCCTTACTACTCTGGCCAGGTCTCCCACACTAACTGA
- the LOC114400528 gene encoding protein SREK1IP1-like, which yields MAASSSSLSASDDSSSRRRRRHHRHRRGRDKDSLKIRKKSKSQSQSRGKRRRRHYHHSSDSYSSSSLSDYSRSESSSDSEHETSHRSKRHKKSDRPKKNKEKDQSKSHRHKWQKHKVKEKQHDERSSSPVQLSKFLGRDKDDGVRRSAVSGKKILLKLEKTKEDKVAESKRNELLNFLNASFD from the exons ATGGCGGcctcttcttcctctctctctGCCTCCGACGACTCTTCTTCTCGCCGTCGCAGGCGCCACCACCGCCATCGCCGAGGCCGCGATAAGGACTCTCTCAAGATTCGAAAGAAGAGCAAGTCCCAATCCCAATCCCGCGGAAAACGACGCCGTAGGCATTACCACCACTCTTCCGATTCCTATTCTTCATCCTCCCTCTCTGATTACTCCAG AAGTGAAAGTTCTTCTGATAGTGAACATGAAACATCTCACCGTTCAAAGAGGCACAAAAAGAGTGACAGGCCAAAGAAG AATAAGGAAAAAGATCAAAGTAAAAGCCACCGTCATAAGTGGCAGAAGCATAAAGTAAAAGAG AAACAGCATGATGAGAGGAGCAGCAGCCCTGTGCAGCTTTCCAAG TTTTTAGGGCGTGACAAAGATGATGGTGTCCGTCGCAGTGCTGTATCTGGCAAGAAG ATTCTTCTGAAACTTGAGAAAACAAAGGAAGATAAGGTAGCTGAAAGCAAGAGAAATGAACTGCTGAACTTTTTAAATGCTAGTTTTGATTAG
- the LOC114400637 gene encoding uncharacterized protein LOC114400637 codes for MHAFINRVSYCCARDRGSEMEGIEHRTVEVNGIKMHVAEKGEGPVVLFLHGFPELWYSWRHQILSLSSLGYRAVAPDLRGYGDTEAPPSISSYNCFHIVGDLVALIDSLGVQQVFLVAHDWGAIIGWYLCMFRPDKVKAYVCLSVPFLRRDPNIRTVDGMRALYGDDYYVCRFQKPGEMEAQMAEVGTGYVLKNILTSRKTGPPFLPHGEFGTGFNPDMSDSLPSWLTEDDLAYYVSKFEKTGFTGGLNYYRNFNLDWELTAPWTGVQIKVPVKFITGELDSVYTSLNLKEYIHGGGFKQDVPNLEQVIVQKGVAHFNNQEAAEEINTHIYDFIKKF; via the exons ATGCATGCCTTCATAAACCGTGTATCATATTGTTGTGCAAGAGACAGAGGGAGTGAGATGGAAGGCATAGAACACAGAACAGTTGAAGTGAACGGCATAAAAATGCATGTTGCAGAGAAAGGAGAGGGTCCAGTGGTGTTGTTCCTCCATGGCTTCCCTGAGCTCTGGTACTCATGGCGCCACCAGATTCTCTCTCTCAGCTCCCTCGGCTACCGCGCCGTCGCTCCCGATCTCCGTGGCTACGGTGACACCGAGGCACCACCTTCAATCAGCAGCTACAACTGCTTTCACATAGTGGGTGATCTCGTTGCGCTTATTGACTCTCTGGGTGTCCAACAAGTTTTCCTTGTGGCTCATGACTGGGGAGCCATCATAGGTTGGTATCTCTGCATGTTTCGCCCTGACAAAGTTAAGGCCTATGTCTGCCTCAGTGTTCCTTTTCTCCGCAGAGACCCAAACATCAGAACGGTAGATGGCATGCGTGCTTTGTATGGAGACGACTACTATGTCTGCAGATTTCag AAACCAGGCGAAATGGAAGCTCAGATGGCTGAAGTTGGCACTGGGTATGTTCTCAAAAACATCCTTACAAGTCGCAAAACTGGTCCTCCATTCCTTCCGCATGGAGAGTTTGGAACTGGATTCAATCCAGATATGTCTGATTCCTTACCCTCTTGGCTCACAGAAGATGATCTTGCTTATTATGTCTCCAAATTCGAGAAAACTGGCTTCACTGGAGGCTTGAACTACTACAGAAATTTCAACTT AGATTGGGAGCTGACAGCTCCATGGACAGGAGTGCAAATCAAGGTGCCCGTAAAATTCATTACAGGTGAGTTGGACTCGGTATATACCTCGCTAAACTTGAAGGAGTATATCCACGGTGGAGGGTTCAAGCAAGATGTGCCAAACTTAGAACAAGTGATTGTGCAGAAAGGAGTGGCTCACTTCAATAATCAAGAAGCCGCCGAGGAAATCAATACTCACATTTACGATTTTATCAAGAAGTTTTAA
- the LOC114400635 gene encoding uncharacterized protein LOC114400635 isoform X1, whose amino-acid sequence MCEHLLVSLSCYIWVRTQRIVEFNEMEQIKHRIVEVNGIKMHVAEKGEGPVVLFLHGFPELWYSWRHQILSLSSLGYRAVAPDLRGYGDTEAPPSISSYNCFHIVGDLVALIDSLGVQQVFLVAHDWGAIIGWYLCMFRPDKVKAYVCLSVPFWPRNPKVKPVDAMRAIYGDDYYICRFQEPGKAEGELAKNSTEQVIKNVFISRKPGPPILEKEGMGFNPNTSMPLPTWLSQEDLTYYASKFEKTGFTGGLNYYRNFNLNWELTAPWTGAQVKVPVKFITGDLDLVYTSLGTKNYIESGAFKKDVPNLEEVVVQEGVAHFNNQEAAEDVSNHIYDFIKKF is encoded by the exons ATGTGCGAGCACTTACTCGTCTCACTGTCTTGCTATATTTGGGTGAGAACACAGAGGATAGTGGAGTTCAACGAGATGGAGCAAATAAAGCACAGAATAGTTGAAGTGAATGGCATAAAAATGCATGTTGCAGAGAAAGGAGAGGGTCCAGTGGTGTTGTTCCTCCACGGCTTCCCTGAGCTCTGGTACTCATGGCGCCACCAGATTCTCTCTCTCAGCTCCCTCGGCTACCGCGCCGTCGCTCCCGATCTCCGTGGCTACGGTGACACCGAGGCACCACCTTCAATCAGCAGCTACAACTGCTTCCACATAGTGGGTGATCTCGTTGCGCTTATTGACTCTCTGGGTGTCCAACAAGTGTTCCTTGTGGCTCATGACTGGGGAGCCATCATAGGTTGGTATCTCTGCATGTTTCGCCCTGACAAAGTTAAGGCCTATGTCTGCCTCAGTGTCCCTTTCTGGCCCAGAAACCCCAAAGTGAAGCCCGTTGATGCCATGCGGGCCATATATGGAGATGACTACTACATCTGCAGATTCCAG GAGCCAGGCAAGGCAGAAGGTGAGTTAGCCAAAAATAGCACTGAACAGGTAATAAAAAACGTATTCATAAGTCGCAAACCTGGGCCACCAATTTTGGAGAAGGAAGGAATGGGTTTCAATCCCAATACTTCAATGCCCCTTCCCACTTGGCTCTCACAAGAAGACCTCACGTACTATGCTTCTAAATTTGAAAAGACAGGCTTCACTGGAGGACTCAACTACTATAGAAATTTCAACTt AAATTGGGAGCTCACAGCACCATGGACTGGAGCACAAGTCAAAGTACCAGTGAAGTTCATTACAGGTGATTTGGATCTAGTATACACTTCACTGGGGACGAAGAACTATATTGAGAGCGGTGCTTTCAAGAAAGATGTACCAAATTTGGAGGAAGTAGTTGTGCAAGAAGGGGTGGCTCACTTTAACAACCAAGAAGCTGCAGAGGATGTCAGCAATCacatttatgattttatcaAGAAGTTCTGA
- the LOC114398474 gene encoding putative pectinesterase/pectinesterase inhibitor 22, with translation MSMLSFLFILMLLPSFEAIPSDEEVFINPSEVQTQDMQALIAQACMDIENQNSCLTNIHNELTKIGPPSPTSVVSAALKHTLNEARVAIDNITKITTFSVSYREQQAIEDCRELLDFSVSELAWSMGEMRRIRSGDTNAQYEGNLEAWLSAALSNQDTCLEGFEGTDRRLESYISGSLTQVTQLISNVLSLYTQLHSLPFKPPRNTTTPLTSHETLEFPEWMSEGDQELLKAKPHGVRADAVVALDGSGHYRSITDAVNAAPSYSQRRYVIYVKKGLYKENVDMKRKMTNIMLVGDGIGQTIITSNRNFMQGWTTFRTATLAVSGKGFIAKDMSFRNTAGPVNHQAVALRVDSDQSAFYRCSVEGHQDTLYAHSLRQFYRECEIYGTIDFIFGNGAAVLQNCKIYTRVPLPLQKVTITAQGRKSPHQSTGFTIQDSYILATQPTYLGRPWKQYSRTVYINTYMSGLVQPRGWLEWFGNFALNTLWYGEYRNYGPGAALAARVRWPGYHVIKDASTASYFTVQRFINGGTWLPSTGVKFTAGLTN, from the exons ATGTCCATGCTTAGTTTCCTTTTCATTCTCATGCTTTTACCCTCATTTGAAGCCATTCCTTCAGATGAAGAAGTGTTTATTAATCCCTCAGAAGTCCAAACCCAAGACATGCAAGCCTTGATTGCACAAGCCTGCATGGACATTGAAAACCAAAACTCATGCCTCACAAACATCCACAACGAGCTCACCAAAATAGGCCCTCCAAGCCCCACTTCAGTGGTGAGTGCAGCACTCAAGCACACGCTCAACGAAGCAAGAGTGGCCATCGACaacataacaaagatcacaacATTCTCCGTCAGTTACCGGGAGCAACAAGCCATAGAAGATTGCAGGGAGCTCTTGGATTTCTCGGTTTCTGAGCTTGCATGGTCGATGGGGGAGATGAGGAGAATCCGTTCAGGTGATACCAATGCGCAATACGAGGGCAACCTTGAAGCATGGCTAAGTGCAGCTCTGAGTAACCAAGATACGTGCCTTGAAGGGTTTGAAGGCACAGATAGACGCCTTGAGAGTTACATCAGTGGAAGCTTGACACAAGTCACACAACTTATAAGCAATGTCTTGTCTTTGTACACTCAGTTGCATAGCTTACCCTTCAAGCCTCCGAGGAACACTACTACTCCTCTAACAAGTCATGAAACCCTTGAGTTTCCTGAATGGATGAGTGAGGGTGATCAAGAGTTGCTCAAAGCCAAGCCACACGGTGTGCGTGCGGATGCGGTTGTGGCTTTGGATGGGAGTGGTCATTATCGCTCTATCACTGATGCTGTTAATGCGGCTCCCAGTTATAGTCAAAGGAGGTATGTTATTTACGTGAAAAAGGGGCTTTACAAGGAGAATGTGGACATGAAGAGGAAGATGACCAACATCATGCTTGTGGGTGATGGTATTGGCCAAACAATTATCACTAGCAACCGGAATTTCATGCAAGGATGGACCACTTTTCGAACTGCCACACTTG CTGTATCCGGAAAGGGTTTCATTGCAAAGGACATGTCATTCCGGAACACGGCAGGGCCAGTGAACCATCAAGCCGTGGCACTGCGTGTGGATTCAGACCAATCAGCCTTCTACAGGTGCAGTGTGGAAGGGCACCAAGACACCCTCTACGCCCACTCCCTGCGACAGTTCTACCGAGAATGCGAAATCTACGGCACCATAGACTTCATCTTTGGCAACGGTGCCGCAGTGTTGCAAAATTGCAAAATATACACCAGGGTCCCACTTCCCTTACAGAAGGTTACCATCACGGCCCAGGGAAGAAAAAGCCCACACCAGAGCACTGGCTTTACCATCCAAGATAGCTATATTCTGGCCACCCAGCCCACGTATTTGGGCCGGCCCTGGAAGCAATACTCTAGAACTGTTTACATCAACACTTACATGAGTGGGCTAGTCCAGCCCAGAGGGTGGCTTGAGTGGTTTGGAAACTTCGCCTTGAACACTTTGTGGTACGGTGAGTACAGAAATTATGGGCCTGGTGCAGCACTGGCTGCTAGGGTCAGGTGGCCCGGTTATCATGTAATTAAGGATGCTTCCACCGCTAGTTACTTCACAGTTCAGCGCTTCATTAATGGGGGCACGTGGTTGCCAAGTACAGGTGTCAAGTTTACAGCAGGCTTGACCAATTAA
- the LOC114400638 gene encoding uncharacterized protein LOC114400638 has protein sequence MCEHLLVSLSCYIWVRTQRIVEFNEMEQIKHRTVEVNGIKMHVAEKGEGPVVLFLHGFPELWYSWRHQILSLSSLGYRAVAPDLRGYGDTEAPPSISSYNCFHIVGDLVALIDSLGVQQVFLVAHDWGAIIGWYLCMFRPDKVKAYVCLSVPLLRRDPNIRTVDGMRALYGDDYYVCRFQKPGEMEAQMAEVGTEYVLENILTTRNPGPPILPKGRFQFNPEMPNTLPSWLTEEDLAYYVSKFEKTGFTGPLNYYRNFNLNWELTAPWTGGQIKVPVKYITGELDMVYNSLNLKEYIHGGGFKQDVPNLEQVIVQKGVAHFNNQEAAEEIDNYIYDFINKF, from the exons ATGTGCGAGCACTTACTCGTCTCACTGTCTTGCTATATTTGGGTGAGAACACAGAGGATAGTGGAGTTCAACGAGATGGAGCAAATAAAGCACAGAACAGTTGAAGTGAATGGCATAAAAATGCATGTTGCAGAGAAAGGAGAGGGTCCAGTGGTGTTGTTCCTCCACGGCTTCCCTGAGCTCTGGTACTCATGGCGCCATCAGATTCTCTCTCTCAGCTCCCTCGGCTACCGCGCCGTCGCTCCCGATCTCCGTGGCTACGGTGACACCGAAGCACCACCTTCAATCAGCAGCTACAACTGCTTCCACATAGTGGGTGATCTCGTTGCGCTTATTGACTCTCTGGGTGTCCAACAAGTGTTCCTTGTGGCTCATGACTGGGGAGCCATCATAGGTTGGTATCTATGCATGTTTCGCCCTGACAAAGTTAAGGCCTATGTCTGCCTCAGTGTCCCTCTCCTCCGCAGAGACCCAAACATCAGAACGGTGGATGGCATGCGTGCTTTGTATGGAGACGACTACTATGTCTGCAGATTTCag AAACCAGGGGAAATGGAGGCTCAGATGGCTGAAGTTGGCACTGAGTATGTTCTCGAAAACATCCTTACAACTCGCAATCCTGGTCCTCCAATTCTTCCCAAGGGAAGGTTTCAATTCAATCCAGAAATGCCCAACACCTTGCCCTCTTGGCTCACAGAAGAAGATCTCGCCTATTATGTCTCCAAATTTGAGAAAACCGGATTCACTGGACCCTTGAACTACTACAGAAATTTCAACTT AAATTGGGAGTTGACGGCACCATGGACAGGAGGGCAAATCAAGGTGCCCGTAAAATACATAACAGGTGAGTTGGACATGGTATACAACTCGCTGAACTTGAAGGAGTATATCCACGGCGGAGGGTTCAAGCAAGATGTGCCAAATTTAGAACAAGTGATTGTGCAGAAAGGAGTGGCTCACTTCAATAATCAAGAAGCAGCAGAGGAAATCGATAATTACATATACGATTTTATCAACAAGTTCTGA
- the LOC114399909 gene encoding pectinesterase-like: MTFMAISELSLSLFMVYVLSIFSNFASLASSSSSTDTICNLTPYPTFCESNSPSSNSQGDIHEYGRFFAGKSLSSSKKFVALVSKYLYKSPSNFSNSTILALQDCHLLGDLNKDFWHKTQQSINSTNTLSSSEGEKLHNLLSATLTNHDTCLNSLHETTSSPDNDLLTHLSNGTKFYSISLAIFKRGWVNNTANKERKLAERNYHMWEQKLYEIIRIRGRKLFQFAPDNVVVSQRVVVNPDGSGNFTTINDAVVAAPNNTGVGNGFFVIHVVAGVYEEYVSIPKNKQYLMMIGDGINQTIITGNRSVVDGWTTFNSATFAVVAQGFVAINITFRNTAGAIKHQAVALRSGADLSAFYNCSFEGYQDTLYTHSLRQFYRNCDIYGTVDFIFGNAAVVLQDCNIYPRLPLQNQFNAITAQGRTDINQNTGTSIHNCSITAASDLATSNGTTKTYLGRPWKQYSRTLYMQSFMDDGLVDPEGWKAWSGDFALDTLYYAEFDNQGPGSNTSNRVTWPGYHVINATDAVNFTVANFIIGDAWLPATGVPYYADLLI; encoded by the exons ATGACCTTCATGGCTATTTCCGAGCTATCCTTGAGCTTATTCATGGTCTATGTTCTAAGCATTTTCTCCAACTTTGCGTCTCTTGCATCATCCTCTTCCTCCACCGATACCATATGCAACCTTACACCTTATCCAACATTTTGTGAATCCAATTCACCTTCTAGTAACAGCCAAGGCGACATACACGAATATGGCCGGTTTTTTGCAGGCAAATCCTTGTCATCGTCGAAGAAGTTCGTCGCATTAGTCTCTAAATACCTTTATAAATCTCCATCCAATTTCTCAAACTCCACAATTCTTGCTCTTCAAGATTGTCACCTTCTAGGTGACCTGAATAAGGACTTTTGGCATAAGACCCAACAAAGCATAAATTCCACAAACACCCTCAGTAGCTCAGAAGGTGAAAAATTGCACAATTTGCTTAGTGCTACATTGACCAACCACGACACGTGCTTAAACAGCCTTCATGAAACTACTTCAAGCCCTGACAATGACCTACTAACCCATCTTTCAAATGGAACCAAGTTTTATAGCATATCTCTTGCAATCTTCAAGCGGGGATGGGTGAACAATACTGCAAATAAGGAGAGAAAACTTGCAGAAAGAAATTATCACATGTGGGAACAGAAGCTGTACGAGATTATCAGAATAAGAGGAAGAAAATTGTTTCAGTTTGCTCCAGACAACGTTGTTGTGAGCCAAAGGGTGGTGGTGAACCCAGATGGTTCTGGAAACTTCACAACTATCAATGATGCAGTGGTTGCAGCTCCAAATAACACCGGGGTTGGAAATGGGTTTTTCGTGATTCACGTGGTGGCTGGAGTGTATGAAGAATATGTTTCTATTCCCAAAAACAAGCAGTACCTGATGATGATAGGAGATGGAATTAACCAAACCATAATCACCGGTAATCGCAGCGTGGTTGATGGTTGGACTACCTTCAATTCTGCAACATTTG CCGTGGTTGCACAAGGTTTTGTGGCAATAAACATAACATTTCGCAACACAGCTGGAGCAATCAAGCACCAAGCAGTAGCCCTCAGAAGCGGTGCAGACCTATCTGCATTTTACAATTGTAGCTTCGAAGGGTACCAAGACACCTTATACACTCATTCCCTTAGACAATTTTACAGAAACTGTGACATTTATGGCACGGTGGACTTCATATTTGGTAACGCAGCAGTTGTATTACAAGACTGTAACATCTACCCAAGACTCCCATTGCAAAATCAATTCAATGCAATTACCGCACAGGGAAGGACTGACATTAACCAAAACACCGGCACCTCCATACACAATTGTAGCATAACCGCCGCGAGTGACTTGGCCACTAGCAATGGCACCACGAAAACGTACCTAGGAAGACCCTGGAAGCAATATTCAAGAACACTTTATATGCAGTCTTTCATGGACGACGGTTTGGTCGATCCAGAGGGGTGGAAAGCTTGGTCTGGGGACTTTGCTTTGGACACACTTTATTATGCGGAATTTGATAATCAAGGGCCTGGATCTAACACTAGTAATAGGGTTACTTGGCCAGGGTACCATGTGATTAATGCCACAGATGCTGTCAATTTCACAGTTGCTAATTTCATAATAGGTGATGCTTGGCTGCCTGCGACTGGAGTACCTTACTATGCTGATTTACTCATCTGA